Proteins encoded within one genomic window of Ammonifex degensii KC4:
- a CDS encoding endonuclease MutS2 — protein sequence MDARTLKLLDFPAICQMLRRHTTTSLAGEWAEKLKPTCSLARVKRRLEETKAAREFLRHHPGFTLGELGDLRPLLRRVARGGQLSAAELWQVAELLSLGRRVKDFFREKASFSPLKELSRKLVSLPFLEEKLREVLLPPDDLKATASPLLAQIRRRRREVEAAIKEILEEYLRSPNWQRYLQEPLVTVREGRYVLPVKVEHRDKIKGLVHDQSASGATLFVEPWEVVEKGNELRRLEIQEREEKERILGELSSLVRQEVASIYRSFIFLSLLDFVLAKGRLAEEWEAVIPELKERPLLRLKQVRHPLLGRRAVPLDLELGDKFDILVITGPNTGGKTVALKTAGLSVILTQAGLGVPAEAAEIGLFRRVLADIGDEQSVVENLSTFSAHLRNLARFLAEADEESLVLLDELGAGTDPREGAALGCAILEELARRRVKVVATTHLSEIKDFALLHPRVENAAVDFDPETFTPTYRLVLGRPGQSLAFEMARRLGLSPKLVARAKEYLRPEEREARELATLLTRRLAEAEKEREEARRLKEEARMSLERYRLAEARLKEEREKIIQRAREEAAALVRQARREAEALLKELKEQARKEQVQERERAVQKLRERLGALGERYASPLISISPSSTPASFVPGDPVFVPSLGREGTVVAVEGDSLTVQVGAFKLELPAAAVRPVAKKESPGGVAVSTPSARARPVLDLRGQRVEEALENLSRYLDAALLAGLERVTIIHGHGTGALRAAVRDYLSSHPQVKSFRLGTPEEGGAGVTVVELA from the coding sequence TTGGACGCCAGAACGCTTAAACTTCTGGACTTTCCGGCCATATGCCAGATGCTCCGCCGGCACACCACCACCTCCCTGGCCGGGGAGTGGGCAGAAAAGTTAAAACCTACCTGTTCTTTAGCCCGGGTTAAGCGGCGGCTGGAGGAGACGAAGGCGGCGCGGGAGTTCTTACGCCACCACCCCGGCTTCACCCTGGGGGAGCTGGGGGATCTCCGCCCGCTTCTCAGGCGGGTGGCCAGGGGTGGTCAGCTTTCGGCGGCCGAACTCTGGCAGGTGGCGGAGCTTTTAAGCCTTGGCCGCCGGGTAAAGGACTTCTTCCGGGAAAAGGCCTCTTTTTCTCCCTTGAAGGAGCTTTCCCGGAAGCTGGTTTCTCTTCCTTTCTTAGAAGAAAAGCTGCGCGAGGTACTTCTGCCTCCCGATGACCTCAAGGCGACCGCTTCTCCTCTCCTGGCCCAGATACGTCGTCGCCGGCGGGAGGTGGAGGCGGCCATAAAGGAGATTTTGGAAGAATACCTCCGCTCTCCCAATTGGCAGCGTTACCTCCAGGAGCCGCTGGTTACCGTGCGGGAGGGGCGCTACGTCCTTCCCGTGAAGGTGGAGCACCGGGACAAGATAAAGGGGCTGGTGCACGATCAATCGGCCAGCGGGGCTACCCTCTTCGTCGAGCCCTGGGAAGTGGTGGAAAAGGGGAACGAGCTCAGGCGCCTCGAGATCCAGGAGCGGGAAGAGAAGGAGCGTATCTTAGGCGAGCTCTCCTCTTTAGTGCGGCAGGAAGTGGCTTCCATTTACCGGAGCTTTATTTTCCTTAGCCTGCTCGATTTTGTCCTGGCCAAGGGACGGCTGGCGGAGGAGTGGGAGGCGGTAATTCCCGAGCTAAAAGAGCGACCCCTGCTGCGGCTGAAACAGGTGCGCCATCCTCTCCTGGGCCGGCGGGCGGTGCCTCTAGACCTGGAGCTGGGCGATAAGTTCGACATCCTGGTGATCACCGGGCCCAACACCGGGGGCAAGACGGTGGCCCTCAAGACCGCGGGCTTAAGCGTTATTTTGACCCAGGCTGGTCTGGGGGTGCCGGCCGAGGCCGCGGAGATAGGCCTCTTCCGGCGGGTCTTGGCCGACATCGGAGACGAGCAGAGCGTAGTGGAAAACCTCAGCACCTTTTCGGCCCACCTCCGCAACCTCGCCCGCTTCCTGGCCGAGGCCGACGAGGAGAGCTTGGTGCTGTTGGACGAACTCGGGGCGGGGACCGACCCCCGGGAGGGAGCCGCTTTGGGCTGCGCCATCCTGGAGGAACTGGCCCGGCGTCGGGTGAAAGTGGTGGCCACTACCCACCTCAGCGAAATCAAGGATTTCGCCCTGCTTCATCCGCGGGTGGAGAACGCCGCGGTCGATTTCGACCCCGAGACTTTCACCCCTACCTACCGGCTGGTGCTGGGGCGGCCGGGGCAGTCCTTAGCCTTTGAAATGGCCCGGCGCTTGGGGCTAAGCCCCAAGCTGGTGGCACGGGCTAAAGAGTATTTGCGCCCGGAGGAGAGGGAGGCACGAGAACTCGCCACCCTGCTTACCCGCAGGCTGGCCGAGGCAGAGAAAGAACGGGAAGAAGCACGCCGCCTGAAGGAGGAAGCGCGGATGAGTCTCGAGCGCTACCGCCTGGCCGAAGCCCGGCTTAAGGAAGAAAGGGAAAAGATCATCCAGCGGGCGCGGGAAGAGGCGGCGGCGCTGGTGAGACAGGCCCGGCGGGAAGCAGAGGCCCTGCTCAAAGAACTCAAGGAGCAGGCGCGTAAAGAACAGGTGCAGGAACGGGAAAGGGCGGTGCAAAAGCTGCGCGAGCGGTTGGGGGCGCTGGGGGAGCGCTACGCTTCCCCCCTTATTTCCATATCCCCTTCTTCTACCCCCGCTTCCTTTGTCCCCGGGGACCCGGTCTTCGTTCCCTCTTTAGGGCGGGAGGGGACGGTGGTGGCCGTGGAAGGAGATTCCTTAACGGTGCAGGTAGGGGCTTTTAAGCTGGAGCTCCCGGCGGCAGCCGTGCGACCAGTAGCCAAGAAAGAAAGCCCGGGAGGAGTCGCGGTTTCTACTCCTTCTGCCCGGGCCCGGCCGGTGCTCGACCTGCGAGGACAGCGGGTGGAAGAGGCACTGGAAAACCTCTCCCGCTACCTGGACGCGGCGCTCCTGGCCGGGCTGGAGCGGGTGACCATCATCCACGGGCACGGTACCGGGGCCCTGCGGGCGGCGGTGCGCGACTACCTTTCCAGCCACCCCCAGGTGAAGTCCTTCCGCCTCGGCACCCCGGAAGAAGGCGGAGCGGGCGTGACCGTGGTGGAACTGGCCTGA
- a CDS encoding damage-control phosphatase ARMT1 family protein: MRAQEECYECLKRLVETAAQLAAPEGELREKARAEGKAVLQAEFSLDKVPTTIATLTQRVIKEVTGNPDPFRPVKEQEMAMAQELFSRLRLESNQPASLFRLAVLGNSLDFFRDLEVVRAELERPVHFVIDETEVFLERLKKARLLLYLADNAGEAYFDLPLFRYLAARVEEAYYVVKEKPIQNDLTLADLERKSLVEAFERVVTTGTDSPGLDLEAVSGDFLELFHRADLILAKGMGNYETLSERADPRVFHLLKAKCGPVARSWGVEVGSSIAAFGRV; this comes from the coding sequence TTGCGGGCGCAGGAAGAGTGCTATGAGTGTCTTAAACGGCTGGTGGAAACGGCAGCCCAGCTGGCCGCGCCGGAGGGGGAGCTGAGAGAAAAAGCCCGGGCGGAAGGAAAGGCCGTCTTACAGGCCGAATTCTCTCTGGACAAGGTCCCTACCACCATCGCCACCTTGACCCAGCGGGTGATAAAGGAGGTTACTGGCAACCCCGATCCCTTCCGCCCGGTGAAGGAGCAGGAGATGGCCATGGCGCAGGAGCTCTTCTCCCGCCTGCGGCTGGAAAGCAACCAACCGGCTTCCCTCTTCCGCCTGGCGGTCCTGGGGAATTCGCTAGATTTCTTCCGGGATTTGGAGGTGGTGCGGGCGGAGCTCGAGCGGCCGGTGCATTTCGTTATAGACGAGACGGAGGTCTTTCTCGAAAGGCTTAAAAAGGCGCGCCTCCTGCTCTACCTGGCTGACAACGCGGGAGAGGCTTACTTTGACCTGCCCCTCTTCCGCTACTTGGCGGCGCGGGTTGAAGAAGCCTACTACGTGGTGAAGGAGAAGCCGATCCAGAACGACCTCACCCTGGCCGACCTGGAGAGAAAGAGTTTAGTGGAGGCTTTCGAGCGGGTGGTGACCACCGGCACCGACTCGCCGGGGCTGGATCTGGAGGCGGTATCAGGCGATTTTCTAGAGCTTTTCCACCGGGCGGACCTCATCCTGGCCAAGGGGATGGGGAACTACGAGACCCTTTCGGAAAGGGCCGACCCTCGGGTCTTCCATCTCCTCAAGGCCAAGTGCGGCCCAGTGGCCAGGAGCTGGGGGGTAGAAGTGGGGAGTTCTATCGCGGCCTTCGGCCGCGTTTAA
- a CDS encoding ABC transporter ATP-binding protein, whose amino-acid sequence MQPLLVLEDLSVTVGERLVLRDINLVINPGETHVLFGPNGSGKTTLLGTIMGFSRYRVVKGRILFRGEDITSLPVDQRAAKGIGLAFQRPPSLRGVLLRDLVRRLKQDGVALERMAEELKLTEFLDREVNYGFSGGELKRSELLQLLAQNPSLVMLDEPESGVDVENMALIGKVVNYLLEKEPAPWDPRSLREVRRGRTKGGLIITHTGYILNYVEADVGHVLFQGKLCCSGNPRELFSCIQKVGYTECIRCMNLNGGCFCV is encoded by the coding sequence ATGCAACCGCTACTGGTGCTGGAAGACTTGAGTGTAACCGTGGGGGAGCGTCTGGTACTCCGGGACATAAACCTGGTGATCAATCCGGGGGAGACGCACGTGCTTTTCGGTCCCAACGGCTCGGGCAAGACCACTCTTTTGGGAACCATCATGGGCTTTTCCCGCTACCGGGTAGTAAAGGGGCGCATCCTTTTCCGGGGCGAGGATATCACTTCTTTACCCGTGGACCAGAGGGCGGCTAAGGGGATAGGGCTGGCCTTTCAGCGGCCTCCATCGCTGCGCGGAGTTTTGCTCCGGGATTTGGTGCGCCGGCTGAAGCAGGACGGGGTGGCGCTGGAGCGCATGGCGGAGGAGCTCAAGCTCACCGAGTTCCTGGACCGGGAAGTGAACTACGGTTTTTCCGGCGGGGAACTCAAGCGCTCCGAGCTTTTGCAGCTCCTGGCCCAGAACCCCAGCCTGGTGATGCTAGACGAGCCCGAGTCGGGGGTCGATGTGGAGAACATGGCGCTCATCGGAAAGGTGGTCAACTACCTTCTGGAGAAGGAGCCGGCCCCCTGGGACCCCCGCTCGCTGCGGGAGGTGCGGCGCGGCCGGACCAAGGGGGGATTGATCATCACCCACACTGGCTACATCCTCAACTACGTAGAGGCGGACGTGGGGCATGTCCTCTTCCAGGGCAAGCTCTGCTGCAGCGGCAACCCCCGCGAGCTCTTCAGCTGTATTCAGAAGGTGGGGTATACCGAGTGCATACGCTGCATGAACCTCAACGGGGGGTGTTTCTGTGTCTAA
- a CDS encoding SufB/SufD family protein, which translates to MSKELTSSLDLSSLPPEEKECLLRVGIELSGEGRGGTYLQFDQEVLQYQSRQEGLEVLSLQQARRLYPWVEEYLGRLLPEARPEDPEARGYFVRVLPGVEVRYPVQSSLFIAREGTRQEVHNLVIVEEGASLSLIAGCASGACVRHGQHIGITETFIKRGGKLTFTMIHRWGEEVESTPQGAVWVEEGGTYIYNYICLSGAKKLVTNPSTYLAGAGAVVRSQSILLAPPGTSMDVGSRVYLQAPDTKAELISRAITTGGEIISRGLLVGEVAGVRGHLECHGLMLTPQGRILAVPELEARTANVELSHEAAVGKVAEEAVEYLMARGLDEEEALAVIVRGFLNVRIEGLPPALQEEIDRIIKVSAAGV; encoded by the coding sequence GTGTCTAAGGAACTGACTTCTTCTTTAGACCTTTCCTCCCTGCCGCCGGAGGAAAAAGAATGCCTTTTGCGCGTGGGCATCGAGCTCAGCGGTGAAGGGAGGGGTGGAACCTACCTGCAGTTCGACCAGGAAGTACTCCAATACCAGAGCCGGCAGGAAGGGCTGGAGGTATTGAGCCTCCAGCAGGCGCGCCGGCTTTATCCCTGGGTGGAAGAATACCTAGGGCGCCTTTTGCCGGAAGCGAGACCTGAAGATCCGGAGGCGCGGGGCTATTTTGTCCGGGTGCTTCCCGGGGTGGAAGTGCGCTACCCAGTACAGAGTAGCCTTTTCATCGCGCGGGAGGGTACGCGGCAGGAAGTACACAACCTGGTAATCGTAGAGGAAGGGGCTTCTTTGAGCTTGATCGCCGGCTGTGCTTCCGGGGCTTGCGTGCGCCACGGACAGCACATAGGCATAACCGAGACCTTTATTAAGCGGGGAGGCAAGCTCACCTTCACCATGATCCACCGCTGGGGAGAAGAAGTGGAAAGCACTCCCCAGGGAGCAGTGTGGGTGGAAGAAGGGGGAACTTACATTTATAACTATATCTGTCTGAGTGGGGCCAAGAAGCTGGTAACCAACCCCAGCACCTACCTGGCCGGGGCGGGGGCGGTGGTTCGCTCCCAGTCCATCTTGCTTGCTCCACCTGGAACGAGCATGGACGTGGGCTCCCGTGTTTACCTGCAGGCGCCGGACACCAAGGCGGAACTCATCTCCCGGGCCATCACCACCGGCGGGGAGATCATTTCCCGGGGCCTTTTAGTGGGCGAGGTGGCTGGGGTGCGGGGGCACCTGGAGTGCCACGGGCTGATGCTCACCCCTCAGGGTCGGATCCTGGCCGTTCCGGAACTGGAGGCCCGTACAGCCAACGTGGAGCTTTCCCACGAGGCAGCGGTGGGAAAGGTGGCCGAGGAGGCAGTGGAGTACCTGATGGCGCGGGGGCTGGATGAGGAGGAGGCGCTGGCCGTCATCGTACGCGGTTTCCTCAACGTGCGCATCGAGGGCCTACCGCCGGCCTTGCAGGAAGAAATAGACAGGATAATCAAGGTTTCCGCCGCCGGTGTCTGA
- a CDS encoding NADH-quinone oxidoreductase subunit L, which yields MRPDWLVAWLILLPIGAGFLSLSIFRPALRKVLVVGTAAVLVVMAVLLAAVTLGEGSPIGMDAAPWLSTLINWLDFALVAYFLYVGFRWRHYLVAGLAILQGVLLLLLEFWQLPHGFTVHPTFLLDPLASIMVLVISVVGSLICVYALDYMSEHESHLHLERTRQPLFFCFLVGFLGVMNGLVMANNLLWLFFFFWEMTTLCCYELIRHDRTEEAQASALRALWMNLIGGVACVLAMFLIYRTLGTLSLVTVVTEASLGAALLLPLAFLSLTAFTKAAQVPFQSWLLGAMVAPTPVSALLHSSTMVKAGVYLVLRLAPALFGTVLSSALAVFGAFVYLAASLLAISQTVSKRVLALSTVANLGLIIACAGINTDLALAAALVILIFHALSKGLLFMTVGIYEQQVGSRDIEVMEGLVNRSPVAAVVGIVGMLSMAFVPFGAVLGKWASLEAAATSTSAWFPLVAAFIAVGSAASLVFWVKWLGRLLSIVPLREEEKLEKRKGLYAYGTVLGLTGLLLVASVTVGGLVRELVLPAVTALGYQPQVAANWSGWGSPYGFFTVWPVFLVAGAALLLPVLTFRARREDYRPVYLCGENLAVEEAAFRGIGDQPIPLETGGLYLSASWGEARLNPWINALGLMLLLVILLVAGVGA from the coding sequence ATGAGACCGGATTGGTTGGTGGCCTGGCTGATCTTGCTTCCCATAGGTGCAGGGTTCCTTTCCCTCTCCATTTTTCGCCCCGCGCTGCGAAAGGTCTTGGTAGTAGGCACGGCAGCGGTCTTGGTTGTCATGGCGGTACTCCTGGCAGCGGTAACCCTGGGGGAAGGAAGCCCGATAGGAATGGATGCCGCACCCTGGCTTTCGACCCTGATTAACTGGTTGGATTTCGCCCTGGTAGCCTATTTCCTTTACGTAGGCTTTCGCTGGCGCCACTATCTGGTGGCCGGTTTGGCTATTTTACAAGGTGTGCTGCTTTTGCTCCTGGAGTTCTGGCAGTTGCCCCACGGCTTCACGGTGCATCCAACCTTCCTCCTGGACCCGCTCGCTTCCATCATGGTACTGGTTATTTCCGTGGTCGGCTCGCTCATCTGCGTTTACGCCCTGGATTACATGTCTGAGCACGAATCCCACCTTCACCTGGAACGCACCCGGCAACCTCTCTTCTTCTGTTTCCTGGTAGGTTTCCTGGGCGTGATGAACGGCTTGGTCATGGCCAACAACCTCCTCTGGCTCTTCTTCTTCTTCTGGGAAATGACCACCCTCTGCTGTTACGAACTCATCCGGCATGACCGCACGGAGGAGGCGCAGGCTTCGGCGCTGCGGGCTTTGTGGATGAACCTCATCGGCGGCGTAGCCTGTGTGCTGGCCATGTTCCTGATCTACCGCACGCTGGGAACTCTTTCTCTGGTCACGGTGGTTACGGAAGCCAGCCTGGGGGCGGCTTTGCTTTTGCCGCTGGCCTTCCTTTCCCTTACGGCCTTCACCAAAGCTGCCCAGGTGCCTTTCCAGAGCTGGCTCTTGGGTGCCATGGTGGCTCCCACTCCGGTTTCGGCTCTGCTTCACTCCAGCACCATGGTGAAGGCGGGCGTTTACCTGGTGCTACGTCTGGCTCCCGCCCTTTTCGGTACCGTCCTTTCTTCCGCCCTGGCGGTGTTCGGCGCTTTTGTTTACCTAGCAGCTTCCCTTTTGGCCATAAGCCAGACGGTCTCTAAGCGGGTACTGGCCCTTTCCACAGTGGCCAACTTGGGCCTCATCATCGCCTGTGCGGGGATTAACACCGACCTGGCTTTGGCCGCTGCCTTGGTCATCCTGATCTTCCACGCTCTTTCCAAAGGGCTGCTTTTTATGACCGTGGGCATCTACGAGCAGCAGGTGGGGTCGCGGGATATAGAGGTGATGGAGGGGCTCGTCAACCGTTCGCCGGTGGCCGCGGTGGTCGGCATCGTGGGCATGCTTTCCATGGCTTTCGTTCCCTTCGGCGCGGTGCTGGGGAAATGGGCCAGCCTGGAAGCGGCCGCTACCTCTACTTCCGCCTGGTTCCCGCTGGTGGCTGCCTTTATCGCCGTGGGTAGCGCGGCCAGCCTGGTCTTCTGGGTGAAGTGGCTGGGAAGGCTCCTGAGCATCGTGCCGCTGCGTGAGGAAGAGAAGCTGGAGAAGCGAAAGGGCCTCTACGCCTACGGCACCGTCTTGGGACTCACCGGGCTTTTGCTGGTGGCAAGTGTGACGGTGGGCGGCTTAGTACGGGAACTGGTGCTACCCGCCGTGACGGCCCTGGGCTACCAACCGCAGGTTGCGGCCAACTGGAGCGGCTGGGGTAGTCCCTACGGCTTCTTCACCGTCTGGCCGGTCTTCCTGGTGGCAGGGGCGGCGCTCTTGCTGCCCGTCTTAACCTTCCGGGCCCGGCGTGAGGATTACCGCCCGGTCTACCTGTGTGGGGAGAACCTGGCGGTAGAGGAAGCGGCCTTCCGGGGGATAGGAGATCAGCCTATACCCCTCGAGACGGGGGGGTTGTATCTCTCTGCCTCCTGGGGAGAGGCGCGGCTTAACCCCTGGATCAACGCGCTGGGGCTTATGCTTTTGCTGGTGATCTTGCTGGTGGCGGGGGTGGGGGCATGA
- a CDS encoding respiratory chain complex I subunit 1 family protein translates to MNGTNWLVVLAVLIGAPLLGGFLRGIDRKLTARLQGRIGPPIWQPFYDFLKLMGKKTLISSRATLAWACGYLALTLLATVLFFLGQDLLAVVLILGFGGACLALGAYSVRSPYAHLGANRELLQMFAYEPVLLLTAVAIFLKTGSFQVASVFRHEGALIYSLWPTFLAVLAALTIKMRKSPFDIAASEHAHQELVRGVYTEYSGKSLALIELAHWYELVLLLGLVFLFWAHPWWAGLLLAAFSFFLEILIDNILARLRWRTMLYFTWVEGMGLALANIVYLNLVRGLL, encoded by the coding sequence ATGAACGGGACGAACTGGCTTGTGGTGCTGGCGGTGCTGATAGGAGCTCCTTTGCTGGGGGGTTTCTTACGCGGTATCGATCGTAAACTTACGGCTCGCCTGCAGGGGCGTATAGGGCCCCCCATCTGGCAGCCCTTCTACGACTTCCTGAAGCTCATGGGGAAGAAGACCTTGATCTCTTCCCGGGCCACTTTAGCCTGGGCCTGCGGCTATCTGGCCCTTACGCTGCTGGCCACCGTCCTCTTCTTCCTGGGGCAGGATCTCCTGGCAGTAGTGCTCATACTGGGCTTCGGCGGCGCCTGCCTGGCGCTGGGAGCCTACTCTGTCCGCTCCCCCTACGCCCATCTGGGCGCCAACCGGGAACTCTTGCAGATGTTCGCCTACGAGCCGGTGCTTCTGCTCACCGCGGTGGCCATCTTCTTGAAGACCGGCTCTTTCCAGGTGGCCAGCGTCTTCCGGCACGAGGGGGCGCTCATCTACTCGCTCTGGCCCACCTTCTTGGCCGTTCTGGCAGCTTTAACCATAAAAATGCGCAAGTCACCCTTCGATATCGCAGCGTCGGAGCACGCCCACCAGGAGCTGGTGCGAGGAGTCTACACGGAGTATTCCGGCAAGTCACTGGCCCTGATCGAGCTGGCCCACTGGTACGAGCTGGTGCTTTTGCTGGGGCTGGTCTTCCTCTTCTGGGCCCATCCCTGGTGGGCAGGGCTTTTACTGGCGGCGTTTTCCTTCTTCCTGGAGATACTGATCGACAATATCTTGGCCCGGCTGCGCTGGCGGACTATGCTTTACTTCACTTGGGTTGAGGGGATGGGGCTGGCCCTGGCCAACATTGTCTACCTCAACCTGGTCCGGGGCCTGCTTTAG
- a CDS encoding NADH-quinone oxidoreductase subunit B family protein, whose translation MGLLTKARVKSPWLLHFCSGSCNGCDIEILACLTPYYDVERFGILHMGNPKHADILLVTGPANRRNYKVLQNLYAQMPDPKVVVAVGTCACTGGIFHNCYNIMGGIDKVIPVDVYVPGCAARPEAIIDGVVLALKKLRGELEE comes from the coding sequence ATGGGTCTCTTGACCAAAGCGCGGGTGAAGTCTCCTTGGCTTTTGCACTTCTGCAGTGGTAGCTGTAACGGCTGCGACATAGAGATCCTGGCCTGCCTCACTCCTTATTACGACGTGGAGCGCTTCGGTATTCTGCACATGGGGAACCCCAAGCACGCCGACATCCTGCTGGTGACCGGCCCGGCTAACCGCCGCAATTACAAGGTACTGCAGAATCTTTACGCCCAGATGCCCGATCCCAAGGTGGTAGTGGCGGTAGGCACCTGCGCCTGCACCGGCGGCATCTTCCACAACTGTTATAACATCATGGGGGGAATAGACAAGGTAATCCCGGTGGATGTCTACGTCCCAGGGTGTGCCGCTCGGCCGGAGGCCATCATCGACGGTGTGGTCTTGGCGCTCAAGAAGTTGCGGGGTGAGCTGGAAGAATGA
- a CDS encoding NADH-quinone oxidoreductase subunit C, which produces MRVIKDYQISKEQLLLEVERLVKEGARLGTAICIDEGEEFEVIYNFQKGLDSVNLRLRVKKEDEVPSISSILLGAVLAENEMREMTGLKVTGMVLDFGERMLLADESPRFPLLRVARQREVSK; this is translated from the coding sequence ATGAGAGTTATAAAGGATTACCAAATCAGCAAGGAGCAACTTCTTCTTGAGGTGGAGCGACTGGTGAAGGAGGGGGCTAGGCTGGGCACTGCCATCTGCATCGATGAGGGGGAGGAGTTCGAGGTCATTTACAACTTCCAGAAAGGCCTGGATTCGGTTAACCTGCGGCTGCGGGTGAAAAAGGAAGACGAGGTGCCCAGCATTTCTTCCATACTGCTGGGAGCGGTGCTGGCGGAGAACGAGATGCGAGAGATGACCGGCCTTAAAGTGACCGGCATGGTGCTTGACTTCGGGGAGCGCATGTTGCTGGCCGACGAGAGCCCGCGGTTTCCCCTGCTCCGAGTGGCCCGGCAACGCGAGGTGAGTAAGTGA
- a CDS encoding nickel-dependent hydrogenase large subunit yields the protein MARVTFPFGPQHPVLPEPVQLILTCEDEKVVEVKPRIGYMHRGIEKGCELNPYKHNVFLCERICGICSFIHAEAYCEVIEKAMGIEVPPRAKYLRVFWAELSRMHSHLLWLGLFADGFGLESLFMQCWRARELVLDVLELTSGHRVIQSTCVVGGVRKDLDPDQIRTVREMLKQFKELYTPIFQVFQHDRTIKSRTWGKGILPKDVAWQLGAVGPTIRGSGWAFDARMDGYAAYGELGFEPVVEEGCDSYARMMVRAREVWQSWELVNLVLDRLPAGEINVPVEDNPKGEAIHRAEQPRGEVIYYCRGDGSPNLKRLKVRTPSFANLPTLLVMLPGCELADVPVITLSIDPCIACTER from the coding sequence ATGGCCAGGGTAACTTTCCCCTTCGGACCTCAGCACCCGGTGCTTCCCGAACCGGTGCAGCTGATCCTCACCTGCGAAGACGAAAAGGTGGTGGAGGTAAAGCCTCGCATTGGCTACATGCACCGGGGCATAGAAAAGGGATGCGAGCTCAACCCTTACAAGCACAATGTTTTCTTATGCGAGCGCATTTGCGGCATCTGTAGCTTCATTCACGCGGAAGCTTACTGCGAGGTAATAGAGAAAGCCATGGGGATAGAGGTCCCTCCCCGGGCCAAGTACCTGCGGGTTTTCTGGGCCGAGCTTTCCCGCATGCACAGCCATCTTTTGTGGCTGGGGCTTTTCGCCGACGGCTTTGGTCTAGAGAGCCTCTTCATGCAGTGTTGGCGGGCACGGGAGCTGGTACTTGACGTCTTGGAATTGACTTCCGGGCACCGCGTAATCCAGTCCACCTGTGTGGTGGGTGGGGTGCGGAAGGATCTCGATCCCGACCAGATCCGCACCGTGCGCGAGATGTTGAAGCAGTTCAAGGAGCTTTACACCCCCATTTTCCAGGTGTTCCAGCATGACCGTACCATCAAAAGCCGCACTTGGGGCAAGGGCATCCTGCCCAAAGATGTGGCTTGGCAGCTGGGGGCAGTGGGCCCCACCATCAGGGGAAGCGGGTGGGCCTTCGATGCCCGCATGGACGGTTATGCCGCTTACGGGGAGCTGGGCTTCGAGCCGGTGGTGGAGGAGGGCTGTGACTCTTACGCCCGGATGATGGTGCGGGCCCGAGAGGTGTGGCAGTCCTGGGAGCTTGTTAACCTAGTGCTCGACCGGCTGCCGGCAGGGGAAATTAACGTGCCCGTAGAAGATAATCCCAAGGGAGAAGCGATACACCGAGCAGAGCAACCGCGCGGGGAAGTAATTTACTACTGCCGGGGGGACGGCTCGCCCAACCTTAAGAGACTCAAGGTGCGCACGCCCTCTTTCGCCAATTTGCCCACGTTGCTAGTGATGTTGCCGGGATGCGAGCTGGCGGATGTCCCTGTGATTACCCTTTCCATCGACCCGTGCATTGCCTGCACGGAAAGGTAA
- a CDS encoding 4Fe-4S dicluster domain-containing protein — MGVVLRNLFTGPVTRRYPFERRQYFDGSRGKLLFHPEYCEFCGECERACPTGAIELDTAWDTRRQDYSIVWLRRYDPFKCIFCGNCVEACPYGAIELAEEPAAPGYRKEISVDEIPNWQWTEWVAS, encoded by the coding sequence TTGGGGGTTGTCCTGCGGAACCTGTTTACCGGTCCGGTCACGCGGCGTTACCCTTTTGAGAGACGGCAGTATTTCGACGGCTCCCGGGGAAAGCTTCTTTTTCATCCGGAGTACTGCGAGTTCTGCGGGGAGTGCGAGAGGGCCTGCCCTACCGGGGCCATAGAGCTCGACACGGCCTGGGATACGCGTCGACAAGACTACTCGATCGTCTGGCTGCGCCGCTACGATCCTTTCAAGTGCATCTTCTGCGGCAATTGCGTGGAGGCCTGCCCTTACGGGGCGATAGAACTGGCGGAGGAGCCGGCGGCACCCGGATACCGCAAGGAGATAAGTGTAGACGAAATTCCCAACTGGCAGTGGACCGAGTGGGTTGCTTCTTAA